The genomic DNA gggggggaatgtaatgaattttatgtttttaaaatttttgttaaatgataattttaccttaattttaattgagtttttaaataaaattttgctcAAATAtgggtgtttagatttttgaaagttaaaaagggTTTTACTTTGAAATTTTACCAGATCTtgagtgggaacaagtctttggGCCTATCTTCAAATTGAAGTGGGTTGGGAagtgaaaaattttttaattaagggtgagaatagttatatattttaaaaaaaaattcatttaggTTGGACTTGGGCCTAGCCTTACAAAGGCCCAAGTCCGCCCCTAATGATAGCCTAAACTTGGAATGCCTAGCTCTTAGTTTTGAGTTGGAATGCTCAATTCTAAAATGTCTCGTTTCCATATGTTTTACCTTTGTATAAGTCTTGTATATTTGTAAGATGAAGATGTAAAGTGACTTTTGAGTATTGTATCTAAGTATTCTTATTTCAAATATGAATATAGAGATGTTTTTCTAATctaattatagaaaatttaaaacaagagaATTATATCGATATTATAAACTTGATCTTATAAGAGATTATCGCTTTCTTGTTTAgatatgagagaaaataaaaagataatctcataaattctaaggaaatatattttcattaactcGAGTAGGGTTTACTATCATGCAAAATTCTTACCATTGTCTTTGGGGAGTaggattttttttcatattcttagACAATGAGGGGATAAGTTATGTGtcttattaatgtttttatagCTTATTGCTaagtaattatatttgtaattatgagtttagtcaaaaaagaattttacaaGTTTTTCGTATTTGGTAACATGTctttcaaaatgatattgtcaTGTTTGATTATTggtataattgaatatatattactttCTATTCCCTTATTCTTGGGCAATAACGGGATAAGTTACATGTTTTATTGATGTTTATATAGCTTATTGTTGAATAGTTGTATTTACACCTTTGAGTTCGGTCAAAGAAGATTTTTCGAGTATTTCATCTTGTGTAAGATGTGTAATATGATATTGTGGTGTTTGGTAATTGATATACCCAGATACATATCACTTCCTAAGATAAATTTGATATGGTGGTTGAGACGTGAAATCTTACTGATTCCTCATGTAAGTGGGTACATTTAGAAATAAGTGTAgaccaaaaaataaacaataaaactatgtatacccgttttaggtatacaaatgtatacatacttatatatgtcattatgtgattaaataattttgaattaaaaataaaataatatttaattatatgatgatatatatgaatatatatatttaaaataggtaagTAATTTCGCTCAAAAATAAATAGAGAGGAATTGTTTTCTTAACAGAAGAGAGAGACTGGTTTGGGTTATGGCCTAGCTGGGCCGCACtaagacaataaaataaaaaaggtagCCCATTAATTCTGAACACTGAAGATATGGAGGTGCGGGGAATCGAACCCCGTGCCTCTCGCATGCGAAGCGAGCGCTCTACCATATGAGCTACACCCCCACGTACAATGGCTGGACAAAGTCTTATATAGACCAATTATTTCTAGTaccttattgtttaataaaatacacattAAAACATTCGTAATTATACTTATTTCTAACcaccaataaaattaaatgcataattttatataataaataataatatattattatataattaaatattattttatttttaattatttaattatataataacatatttttattcatacataaaaattatatatataatactattctttTAACCAATACAAGAGGAATCAACAAGGGTATTTACATAGGGGTAGACTTGAATCGAGATagctttggtttgaaaattggcTTAGCTAGATTCAATTCTGTTCAAATtcatttactttaaatatgaaCTGAGTTTAAGTTAAGAGGTTCTGttcattttaaaacataaacaaaCTCGAGTTATACagagtttgacttgatttggcTCATAAGTTAGATAAATGACTCAATCTGATTAAAACTTGGCttgaactcgattcaaattatgttaaataatgttattttataaataaactataaattcaaattacaaatttaaaccacatgtccaaacaataaatttgagtcaaacttgaatcgaattattttcatttaaatcgaattcaaacaatttttaatattaactcgatgaatttaaatcaaactattttttattcaagtcaaaggGTATTTAGACTCGATTTAATTTGTATCCATCCGTACATATACATATCACAATGCTTctgagtttatttatattttcttagcCACTACTTTTACAATAtttcatttgtatattttttttttgtgaagtCATGGGAGTTGTATACAGGACCAGTAGAAAACTTACCAAGTGGCAACTTAAAAGatgacttttttatatttttgttcaacAGTAAAATTCTGAGAAATGGCAGCAGCCTCAGAAGCGTCAATCTTGATGACTTTGTCAAGATTCAACCACTAGCCTTCACTAATTTGTTGGTTACTGCaactttttttgaaattaaaatttgaggcAAGAAAATACACAAATTAGTTTCCAGATATTGTTTTGCACAGTCAACTCTTTGTCGGCAATCTCACAACAAATACAAAGgccaaaatatttcaaaaaactaattgtttatttatatgataaaatttaatattaagattaaagataaaaatattatttagttaaaaatatttaaaaaattaaaaaattattatattttttcttttagtttaaaaatttaataatttttttaatctgaagtttgaaaagtgataatttttacTTAGAgatattttctccttttcagTAACTATCTTCTCCCTAATCGTCAatattctctctccctccaatCTCTCCCATCGCCTTTCTCTATCGTCTTTGTTCATTAAAgacgaagacaaaatcatctttataaaaaataatgatgatgatcttcatttttcaaatgataataataatagagatGACAACAAAAGAGTGTGAAAGGAGAGAAAACGTTGATGGTCAGAAAGAAGATAATCatcagaaaataaattttaagaaaagaaattattatattttaaattttaaataaaaaaattattaaaattttaaattaaaaaatatgataaaatttttattttttaatatttttaactaaataacatttttatttctcaatCCATCCAAAATTTCACTCTCAAAGTCAAGCTGGCATGGAGTAAAGTCCTATGATGATCCATGCGTTGCTCTCGTcaacaaatatttcattttaaaaagacGAAGACAAGGACTAATGAAAAACCCCagaaatttcatatcaaattataGAAAAGTAATATACAAGGCTAAGAATTGGCGTGCTGCCAATTTGCTGTCCAAATCGTATAAAAAATATCGTCAAGGCGAACACAAACACTCCGACAAAGCTTTGAAAATAAACTCAACCCTTGAAATTCTCTTTCCTTTCTACGCCTCAATTATGTTGATTTTTGATTGAGCAGTGATTCCAATTAACCTTCGTATTGAGCTTTGACTGTGAATGGACACTGATGTGGAGAAGGTTTACGTTGCTGTTGGCAACGATTTGCAGGATGGACTCAAGACTTTGGCTTGGACTCTTGCAAAGTTTGAGTCTCAGCCATTCTCCATTGTCATTCTTTATCTTACCTATGACATCTCCAGGGATCTTGTTTACACCCCGCGTAAGTTTTCATCAGTTTTCTGCTTCACTTGATCACCGgtcttttttgttattaatttttttgtgattttgatttGTGGGTTCATTGTTTTTAGTTGGCTGCAAGCTTCCTGCAACTTCTGTCAGTGATGAGGTGCTGGAAGATCGTCGGAAGCATGAAGAAGGGAAGATTGAAGAGTTACTCTCCAAGTATAAAGCTTTCTGTGCCAAGGTTTGATTGATTGTTTCGTTTTATCTTCTTTCATACATGAATTCAGTAATTTGATTGCATTTcttctttattgttttattttttgggtgtTAATAGGTAAAAGCTGAGACtctgaaaattagaaaaagcgACGAACCTGTTCATAAACTGTTGTTAGATTTGATCTCAGAACTCAGAATAACCAAACTTGTGATGGGAATTGCTTTCATGAAATCCCCATCAGGATCAGGGtatgttttattttctattgagaaattttgttgttgatttaatTTCAGTTATCAGTCATTTCATCATCTTCAGGAAATCAAGAAGTGCGATTAGTGGGTCGTTCTTTGTCCACCTACACAAGCCTGAATACTGTGAATTGTTCATAATATGTGGAGGGAAACTTGTGTTCCTTAAGGGAAATAACGAGGAAGGAGTAATGGAGGATGATCAAGGAGTCAGACTTGCAAGAATGAGAGGCAACTTAAGAAGTAGATTAACTAAAATATTCACAGAAAATTATTCTATGGGAAGATCGTCTCACTTACCAAATTCACCAAGAAACTTGGACTCCCCTGATTCACAGAATAACTGGGAAAACCATGTCCAGGAGATAGAAAATTATTTCTACCAATTGATGTCTTTGAACTTAGATGAAGCAAATCCTGAAGCTGAGTATGAAGTTCTGCAAACAAGTCCAATGGAAGCAATTTTGGTAGAACTTGAGGACTCTAATATGGTAAGCTTCAGTTATCATCAAAGATAGATATTTTCTGCAATATGTGGGCATGATTTAGCCTAGTTATAGTTTATGATCAAACTAGATTAATAATCACAATATTTTTCTGACAAATATCAACATTTGGGTATGATCAGAGTGTTGCAGAAAAAGTGGAATCTCTGAAAAGTAAACTAAAGGAAGCTGAGGAGATGATCCAGCTGCATAGGAAAGAGGCGAAAACCAACACTGAAAGATGCAAAAAAGCTCAATGGGCTATATGTTTATGCACCACCAGTGTACTACTAAAACTGCTGATTTCTGTTTTATATGACTTGCTTTCATAATTCATATCTTTTAATGAATTGTTGATTGAATTCCAGGCTGAGAAACTTGAAAGTCTAAGAAAAGAAGAGCTGGCAAGTCGTTTAGAATTACAGGAAAATTTAGATGATGAGAAAGAACAACTGTATGAAATCACAAGAGATGTAGAGGAGAGCAAAAAAAGATTGAGTTCAGTTTCGGAACTCCTATCCGAGCTGTCAAACAAGCTTCAATTGTCAACAATAGCAAAAGGGCATGCGGAGAAACAATTGGAGAGGGAGGTGACTGCAAGAGCGGAAATGGTTAGAGAGATTGAGGAGCTGAGACGACAACGAGATGTTCTTCATCGTAGAATCGAGTTTTGTAAAGAGAAAGATGCCATTGCAATGGTCACAAGGTCTAGTGATGAACTGATAAGCTGTGGTTATAAAGAGTATGCAGCTGAGGAGATTAGAGTGGCCACTGATGATTTTTCTGAACATTTGAGATTGAAGCGTGGTGAAGATTGGACAAATGTGTATCGAGGACGAATTCATTTTTCATCTGTTGCCATCAAAATGCTCAGCTCAGGATTGTCCCATGATGACTTCCAGGCTACGGTAATCAAATCTTCATGATACTTTCTTCCATATAGATTTTGGTAGAATTTTGAGGGAGGTTTATGATTTTGCAGGTGAAGCTTCTTACAAACATTAGACATCCTCATTTGGTTGCCATAATGGGTTTCTGCTCGGACCTAAGATGTATAGTTTTGGAGTATATGCACAATGGTAATTTAAGGGACATTTTATTTACCTCTAAAAGGAACTACAGCAAACATGGACGGGCTCTTTGGTGGGCCGACCGGATTCGCATTGCTCAGGAAGTTTGCTCGGCTGTCGGTTTCCTCCACTCGGCAGAGCCCAGGCCCATTGTCCATGGCCACCTCACACCATCAAATATCCTCCTTGATCGCAATCTTGTTGCAAAGATTAGTTGTGCTGGGTTGGGAAGGTTTAGTGATCAATGCGATGAAAGATTGGATGTTCGAGCATTTGGGGTGGTGTTGCTGCATCTTTTAGCAGGGAGGAATTGGGCCGCACTACTTGAGGAGGCAACGATGTTGGATCAGACGGCCCTGGTCCAAGTTTTGGATGAGATGGCTGGACGCTGGCCCTTGGATTTGGCAAAGGATATGGCCAGGATAGCAATGAAATGTTTGTCAGTATGCCAAGAGGCCCATAAAGATCTGAGAATTACAAGTGTAACGAAAGAGCTTCATGAATTGAGGAAAAAGGCTGATGGTTTGGCAGCAAGAGGAGTTAGTAAGGAGGTGACTGATACTTTTGcaaataaagaagaagattcAACTGATATTCCCAGGGTTTTTCTGTGCCCTATATTTCAGGTTAGTTTCCATTAAAAGAATCAATAAAACACTgtattaacattttttagtacataattgcatacatagataatgtatcGTCATGTGgttcaatgttattttaatgttGATTGCAGGAAGTAATGAAAAATCCACATGTAGCAGCAGATGGATTTTCTTATGAGTTGGAAGCAATGGAGGAATGGCTGGGAACGGGACATGACACTTCTCCAATGACAAATCTAAGACTTGACCACAAATTCCTCACCCCTAACCTTACCCTTCGTTCCCTCATTCAAGATTGGCTCAACAAAGACCCAACTGTTTCTTCTTAAAATAACACACTAAAGTTTTATATTCTCTCTTCAAATTTCATCTGGTTATTCTTATCTTCCCCAATTGCATTGAGCAACTGGCCAAGGTTTTGTTTAAAGATTTATCTGCCAAAGAATATACTTAAAGAATGTTTTAGCTTTGTATATAGTAAGAATCAATCATGTTTTTCAATTACAAGGACAAATTTCCCAGGGGCGAAAACAAATAGGTTACAAATACATAGCTACTACTACTTTATTCTTGTTATAAGTAATCAAAATATGTATTGTTAGctataattttcccttttcatCTTAAACATACCATCTCCAAGCTCCTTAACTCCATCCTGGAAAGTTGTATTGCAACAGGGAAACTTCACAATTCATTCAATAAGTTGTCAATCACCAAACACCACATCAGAACTTCTTGACCCACGAAAAAACCTGGAGATCTTTCTAGACAAGGAATAATCTGCCTGCAAGGATGGATCACTTGCCATGTCTTCAGCGCGAGACCATATGTACACCCCTCGTTCTTGCCTGCTGCCTGGAACAGTATTCTCTAGTACCAATGCCACCACAAGGGTCACCACCATGGTCATTGACATGAGTCCATTTATGGCAAAATCAAGCTGACAGATCCAGTAATAATATTGCAGATCAGCTCTCATGTATCacaaggaaaaattaaaaagatagcATCATATAATTGACAATAAGTTCACACACAAGCACTCTTATTAtctcatatatatgtatatagagTAGTCAGAAGACCCGTATATTTAATCTGATGCATATTTAACAAACTATTTATCTTCCTTGTTTAGAGGAAACTCAATGCAAGACCTTATGTAGACAACACCGAACTAGATATAAATTGGGATGAAGGCTTACTTGTTTACTGCCCGTGTGCACTGGTCCATTAGATGCTGCTGAATAAGGGACAAAATAACTTGGCAATATTAAACTGGACTCAGGTTGGTACTGTTGAAAGTAAGCAGGAACGGACAAACCAAGAAACAATGAAATGCCAACTATCATTATGTTCCTAAAACTTGCTGATTGACTATACTGCAAAGTCGAGAGACCCATTGCCACAATAAGTGCCCACATAAAGCATAGTATGGAAGCAGCCAAGGCCAGTGGTATAGAAGCAAGAATGGCACCAATTTTTCCTGtaattgaaaaacaaagaatcaaaaatatttacacCACATATAAGACATGAATAATCTTCATATGTTttctaggaaaaaaaaattagttgcaTGGTAAATCAAAATCCAATGATTACCAAAATTTTACCAATCAGACTCAACAAATTTGGTTGGTTGAATACCAGTACACATATTAAAGCCTAACCAACTTAAATATATGAGTACATTCATGTatacatgaaaaatatatatgattgtaACAAGTCTGATTCAGAAATCTCAGATCAGTTCTGACTATTTCAAATCTTGAGTCCTCTAAATGAAAATTAACATGTATGcatgaaaaatatatgattataataagTCTGTTTCAGAAATGTCAGGTCAGTTCTGACTATTTCAAATCTTGAGTCCTCTGAATGAAAGCTATCATGTCTACTTTTTATCAACATATACACAATAACACAAATTTTGTAGTCCAAACTCCAAAATCAATGCCAGTAGACCATAAACCTATGTTCATCAACAAGACTCCTAATGCTTTAATATCAACCCAGAAGAAGTATTCCGCTCTCAATCTTGGTTTTTCAGATGTATGCTTATGGAGTCTTACCTACAAATGAGAAGAGGATCATGAGAACTGCTCCAATTTCTGCCGCCCTTCGGCTAGCCACCTTTGTTATATTAATAGTATGCACATTTTCTGTCAACGTAGTGGAACCAGTACCTGACCCCCAAAGTCCAGCCAATATACTACAAAACCCTTCCAATGCAATTCCTCTGCTAACAACTCCAGGTGTTGGAGGTCTTAAATTGATTAGTATAGATGTAGAGTGATATGTTCCAACCTGGGTAAGTTACAATTAGCATTAATTACACTTACTAAACCTTCTCATTTTACATTCAGAGCtcttattttagaaattaaaattcttgaagatCAACAGATAAAATTTGGCAACTCtattatcattttgttttcttaatacCATGCAGATAAAAAGGTTCTTCTCTGTTAATGATCAAACACTTTGTGAACCAGTTGGATAATTAGGAGGGCAAATCCTTCCAAGacagaaaattttcataatgatAATCGAGTATATTCTATCATATATTCTGATGCATTTGAATAATAAGCTACTAACCGAGTCCACCGATGCAACCAGTGATACAATGATCATGATCATGGAGGTCCCTAAATGGAAGATCGGGATGCCCCACTGTAGGGGGTAGGGGATTCTGACCCATGCAGCAGTTCTCCAAGCGTTGGAAACATCAGTCCTGCAATGCTTCATGGTATATGCATGCTTTATACATGCATTAGTTAAGATGTTTGAACTGGGTATATCAGGGCTGCAACCTTTGTAGTCGTATGCCCCACCAGCAGTCAAGAAGAAAGCATATATCCATGTGATCACAACACTCAGGGGAACCTGTAATGATTGAAAAAATGATAGTAACATGGATTAATGTTCAATGCAACAAAcatgatttatattataaatctGTTGAGCTCTTCTCACCACACTTTCACTCTAACATTGCTAGacaatgaaaaaagaaacttCCTACAGGAAGCATGGTCCATCTGATTTTCCCCATTAAACTTAGGATACTTAACCATATATGTTTTATCTgctaacaaaaattaatatatctttgATAAAGGtaatatatataccatatatAACAATTAGTACGACTATGTATGACCTTTCTCAGGTgcttttaaatcaaatctaggAAAAGATCaagaaacaattttattttgaaaataattaagcCAATGCATGCAAATCACTACATGTTTTAGTTACTATTTTCTAATTTATCTTGTTCATTTCTAAAGGTGCAGTGGCTCTAAATGGCGTATGGGGAGTTACTATTTTCTAATTTATCTTGTTCATTTCTAAAGGTGCAGCGGCTCTAAATGGTGTATGGGGACTTATTAGTGTAAGGAAGCATGAATTAGACAGAGTTACAGCCTTTTGTTGTCAAACAATATAGCTGAACATAAGTTGATTCATGAATGCAAAAATACTTATGATCGCCCTTTTTGAAGTGCCGCCTATCAGGCATAACAGCATATTAACTCCTCTTAGGCTGACCAAAGATCTTTTGAAGTTTCAAGGTATATTGTGCTCCACTCCTGCCGTTACAGTAGTTTCTCACTGGTGTAGGACAGGAAGAAGATaagaaggagaaaaaatatagaaaagagTAGAAATTAAAAGGAAATAACTCTGAATCTGGTGCAGCATCACCTGCAAGCCAGATTGACAAATTCCAGCAATTTTGCTGAAAATTAAACATTGAAAACAACCATTGCCAACCAATCTCAGAGGAAGT from Mangifera indica cultivar Alphonso chromosome 16, CATAS_Mindica_2.1, whole genome shotgun sequence includes the following:
- the LOC123199110 gene encoding putative U-box domain-containing protein 50 isoform X2, yielding MDTDVEKVYVAVGNDLQDGLKTLAWTLAKFESQPFSIVILYLTYDISRDLVYTPLGCKLPATSVSDEVLEDRRKHEEGKIEELLSKYKAFCAKVKAETLKIRKSDEPVHKLLLDLISELRITKLVMGIAFMKSPSGSGKSRSAISGSFFVHLHKPEYCELFIICGGKLVFLKGNNEEGVMEDDQGVRLARMRGNLRSRLTKIFTENYSMGRSSHLPNSPRNLDSPDSQNNWENHVQEIENYFYQLMSLNLDEANPEAEYEVLQTSPMEAILVELEDSNMSVAEKVESLKSKLKEAEEMIQLHRKEAKTNTERCKKAQWAICLCTTSAEKLESLRKEELASRLELQENLDDEKEQLYEITRDVEESKKRLSSVSELLSELSNKLQLSTIAKGHAEKQLEREVTARAEMVREIEELRRQRDVLHRRIEFCKEKDAIAMVTRSSDELISCGYKEYAAEEIRVATDDFSEHLRLKRGEDWTNVYRGRIHFSSVAIKMLSSGLSHDDFQATVKLLTNIRHPHLVAIMGFCSDLRCIVLEYMHNGNLRDILFTSKRNYSKHGRALWWADRIRIAQEVCSAVGFLHSAEPRPIVHGHLTPSNILLDRNLVAKISCAGLGRFSDQCDERLDVRAFGVVLLHLLAGRNWAALLEEATMLDQTALVQVLDEMAGRWPLDLAKDMARIAMKCLSVCQEAHKDLRITSVTKELHELRKKADGLAARGVSKEVTDTFANKEEDSTDIPRVFLCPIFQEVMKNPHVAADGFSYELEAMEEWLGTGHDTSPMTNLRLDHKFLTPNLTLRSLIQDWLNKDPTVSS
- the LOC123199110 gene encoding putative U-box domain-containing protein 50 isoform X1, producing the protein MDTDVEKVYVAVGNDLQDGLKTLAWTLAKFESQPFSIVILYLTYDISRDLVYTPLGCKLPATSVSDEVLEDRRKHEEGKIEELLSKYKAFCAKVKAETLKIRKSDEPVHKLLLDLISELRITKLVMGIAFMKSPSGSGHFIIFRKSRSAISGSFFVHLHKPEYCELFIICGGKLVFLKGNNEEGVMEDDQGVRLARMRGNLRSRLTKIFTENYSMGRSSHLPNSPRNLDSPDSQNNWENHVQEIENYFYQLMSLNLDEANPEAEYEVLQTSPMEAILVELEDSNMSVAEKVESLKSKLKEAEEMIQLHRKEAKTNTERCKKAQWAICLCTTSAEKLESLRKEELASRLELQENLDDEKEQLYEITRDVEESKKRLSSVSELLSELSNKLQLSTIAKGHAEKQLEREVTARAEMVREIEELRRQRDVLHRRIEFCKEKDAIAMVTRSSDELISCGYKEYAAEEIRVATDDFSEHLRLKRGEDWTNVYRGRIHFSSVAIKMLSSGLSHDDFQATVKLLTNIRHPHLVAIMGFCSDLRCIVLEYMHNGNLRDILFTSKRNYSKHGRALWWADRIRIAQEVCSAVGFLHSAEPRPIVHGHLTPSNILLDRNLVAKISCAGLGRFSDQCDERLDVRAFGVVLLHLLAGRNWAALLEEATMLDQTALVQVLDEMAGRWPLDLAKDMARIAMKCLSVCQEAHKDLRITSVTKELHELRKKADGLAARGVSKEVTDTFANKEEDSTDIPRVFLCPIFQEVMKNPHVAADGFSYELEAMEEWLGTGHDTSPMTNLRLDHKFLTPNLTLRSLIQDWLNKDPTVSS